A DNA window from Brassica napus cultivar Da-Ae chromosome C1, Da-Ae, whole genome shotgun sequence contains the following coding sequences:
- the LOC106422810 gene encoding cyclin-B1-3-like yields the protein MAARRVRGDPVENRRALGDIGNIASLPGGVEEAGKLNRPLTRNFRAQLLENANKKAVLKNQEGVRAVQRKARAVVVKPPQPHEVIVISPDTNEVAKAKQDQRHDAAASKKNVTYSSVLTARSKAASKTLDIDSADKDNDLAAVEYVEDMYSFYKEVENESKPQMYMQTQTEINEKMRSILVDWLVDVHVKFDLSPETLYLTINIIDRFLSLKPVPRRELQLVGVSALLIASKYEEIWPPQVNDLVYVTDNSYQSKQILVMEKTILGNLEWYLTVPTQYVFLARFIKAAVPDPEMENMVHFLAELGLMHYDALKFCPSMLAATAVYTARCFLSKTPAWTETLTFHTGYSEHELMDCSKLLAFIHSRVGESKLRAVFKKYSKAERCAVALVSSPAKSPLLSSSASCSLEKS from the exons ATGGCGGCGAGACGAGTTAGAG GCGATCCCGTCGAGAACCGTCGCGCTCTCGGCGACATCGGAAACATCGCTTCTCTTCCCGGTGGAGTCGAAGAAGCAGGAAAACTTAATCGGCCCTTGACCCGTAACTTCCGCGCCCAGTTGCTTGAAAACGCTAACAAAAAg GCTGTACTCAAGAACCAAGAAGGTGTGAGGGCGGTTCAAAGGAAAGCAAGAGCTGTTGTTGTTAAGCCGCCGCAGCCTCATGAAGTGATTGTGATCAGTCCCGATACAAACGAGGTTGCTAAAGCTAAACAGGATCAGAGACACGATGCTGCTGCCTCCAAGAAGAATGTTACTTACTCTTCCGTTCTCACTGCTCGAAGCAAg GCTGCTTCCAAGACTCTTGATATTGATTCTGCGGACAAAGACAATGACCTTGCTGCTGTGGAGTATGTTGAGGACATGTACTCTTTCTACAAAGAAGTTGAG AACGAGAGCAAGCCTCAGATGTATATGCAGACACAGACTGAGATCAACGAGAAGATGAGATCGATTCTTGTAGACTGGCTTGTAGACGTTCATGTCAAGTTTGATCTCTCCCCTGAGACGCTTTACCTCACCATCAACATCATTGATCGTTTCCTGTCTCTGAAACCTGTTCCGAGAAGAGAGCTACAGCTTGTAGGCGTTAGTGCTTTGCTCATAGCCTCCAAATACGAAGAGATCTGGCCTCCTCAG GTCAATGATTTGGTGTATGTCACAGACAACTCCTACCAGAGCAAGCAGATTCTAGTGATGGAGAAAACCATTTTGGGTAATTTGGAGTGGTACTTGACTGTTCCAACGCAGTATGTGTTCCTCGCGAGGTTCATCAAAGCTGCGGTTCCTGACCCGGAGATGGAGAACATGGTTCACTTCTTAGCTGAGTTGGGTCTGATGCATTACGACGCTTTAAAGTTCTGCCCTTCTATGCTGGCTGCTACGGCAGTTTACACCGCGAGATGCTTCTTGAGCAAGACCCCGGCTTGGACCGAGACTCTGACATTCCACACTGGTTACTCTGAACATGAGCTCAT GGACTGCTCGAAGCTTTTAGCGTTCATTCACTCGAGAGTTGGGGAGAGCAAGCTGCGCGCTGTGTTCAAGAAGTATTCGAAAGCTGAAAGATGCGCTGTTGCTTTGGTTTCATCACCGGCCAAGTCTCCTCTTCTGTCTTCTTCTGCCTCTTGCTCCTTGGAGAAGTCTTGA
- the LOC106422805 gene encoding 40S ribosomal protein S14-2-like, with product MSRRKTREPKEETVTLGPAVRDGEQVFGVVHIFASFNDTFIHVTDLSGRETLVRITGGMKVKADRDESSPYAAMLAAQDVAQRCKELGITAMHVKLRATGGNKTKTPGPGAQSALRALARSGMKIGRIEDVTPVPTDSTRRKGGRRGRRL from the exons ATG TCGAGGAGAAAGACCAGAGAGCCCAAGGAGGAAACGGTGACTCTAGGACCTGCTGTTCGCGACGGAGAGCAAGTGTTCGGTGTTGTTCACATCTTTGCTTCTTTCAATGACACTTTCATT CATGTTACTGATCTGTCGGGAAGAGAAACTCTCGTCCGTATCACCG GTGGGATGAAGGTGAAAGCTGACCGTGATGAGTCATCTCCTTATGCTGCTATGCTTGCCGCTCAAGATGTTGCTCAAAGATGCAAG GAGCTTGGCATAACAGCCATGCACGTGAAGCTCCGTGCCACTGgaggaaacaaaacaaagactCCAGGCCCTGGTGCTCAGTCTGCTCTCAGAGCCCTTGCTCGTTCTGGCATGAAGATTGGTCGTATTG AGGATGTGACTCCGGTTCCCACAGACAGTACACGTAGAAAGGGTggacgaagaggaagaagactctGA
- the LOC106422863 gene encoding probable small nuclear ribonucleoprotein G: MSRSGQPPDLKKYMDKKLQIKLNANRTVVGTLRGFDQFMNLVVDNTVEVNGDDKTDIGMVVIRGNSIVTVEALEPVGRS, from the exons ATGAGTCGATCAGGCCAGCCTCCGGATCTCAAGAA GTACATGGACAAGAAACTCCAAA TTAAGCTTAATGCAAACAGAACGGTAGTTGGAACTCTCCGTGGGTTTGACCAGTTCATGAATCTTGTCGTCGATAACACCGTTGAAGTTAATGGTGATGACAAAACTGACATTGGCATGGTG GTGATAAGAGGAAACAGCATTGTCACTGTTGAAGCTCTTGAACCAGTTGGAAGATCTTAG
- the LOC106422813 gene encoding rho GTPase-activating protein 4-like — translation MAKVLNSSQSCRFPSPSSSSSSTSCGANDGNRDPHSLFNISRAEEEEEEERSEKEEERFELSSALEILVSAIRRSVIGGCVGEEDLCSMEIGVPSDVRHVAHVTFDRFHGFLGLPVEFEPEVPRRAPSASATVFGVSTESMQLSYDTRGNIVPTILLMMQSHLYSRGGLQVEGIFRINGENAQEEYIREELNKGVIPDNIDVHCLASLIKAWFRELPTGVLDSLSPEQVMESETEDECAELVKLLPPTEASLLDWSINLMADVVEMEHINKMNARNIAMVFAPNMTQMLDPLTALMYAVKVMNFLKTLIVKTLKERKESRGRLVPESNPGPRDHNGDQSSRQLLHLMKANEEEAVVDTFEVEMKDKEESSELQELVGLKSSLIKSCQYNKGGFGEKQNGWEEERKMKRTMSNASSIMGRGNYRVELFEAWR, via the exons ATGGCGAAAGTACTAAACTCGAGCCAATCATGTCGTTTCCCTTCACCTTCAAGCTCCTCCTCTTCTACATCATGCGGAGCCAATGATGGTAACAGAGACCCACATTCTCTTTTTAACATTTCTCGCgcggaagaggaagaggaagaagagagaagcgAGAAAGAGGAAGAAAGATTCGAGCTTTCGTCTGCATTGGAGATTCTCGTCTCTGCAATCAGAAGGTCTGTGATTGGTGGGTGTGTTGGAGAAGAGGATCTTTGTTCAATGGAGATTGGTGTCCCCTCAGATGTTAGACATGTTGCTCATGTTACCTTTGATCGTTTCCATGGCTTCCTTGGCTTGCCTGTTGAGTTTGAACCTGAAGTCCCTAGACGAGCTCCTAGTGCAAG TGCAACGGTGTTTGGAGTCTCAACTGAGTCAATGCAGCTATCTTATGATACTAGAGGAAACATTGTGCCTACAATACTCTTGATGATGCAGAGTCACTTGTACAGTAGAGGCGGCTTGCAG GTAGAAGGAATATTCAGAATTAATGGTGAGAATGCTCAAGAGGAGTACATAAGAGAAGAGTTGAACAAAGGTGTTATACCAGATAACATTGATGTTCATTGCTTGGCAAGTCTCATTAAG GCTTGGTTTAGGGAACTTCCAACTGGTGTGCTGGACTCACTCTCCCCAGAGCAAGTCATGGAGTCTGAAACTGAAGATGAGTGTGCGGAGCTTGTAAAGCTTCTTCCTCCAACAGAAGCTTCTCTGTTAGATTGGTCAATCAACCTGATGGCAGATGTTGTGGAAATGGAACATATAAACAAGATGAATGCTCGAAACATCGCTATGGTTTTCGCACCCAACATGACTCAGATGCTGGATCCGTTGACGGCTCTGATGTATGCTGTGAAAGTCATGAACTTTCTGAAGACACTAATAGTGAAAACACTTAAAGAACGTAAAGAATCTCGAGGTAGGCTGGttccggaatcgaacccgggtcctCGGGACCATAATGGTGATCAGAGCAGCAGGCAGTTGTTGCATCTCATGAAAGCTAACGAGGAGGAAGCTGTAGTAGATACCTTTGAGGTggaaatgaaagataaagaagagTCTTCAGAACTTCAAGAACTTGTTGGCTTGAAGTCTTCTCTGATTAAGAGCTGTCAGTATAACAAAGGAGGGTTTGGAGAGAAACAGAATGGTTGGGAGgaggagaggaagatgaagaggacAATGTCGAATGCGAGTAGTATTATGGGACGTGGGAATTACAGAGTTGAGCTGTTCGAAGCTTGGCGGTGA